A genomic region of Sulfobacillus acidophilus DSM 10332 contains the following coding sequences:
- a CDS encoding Creatininase (PFAM: Creatinine amidohydrolase~COGs: COG1402 Uncharacterized protein putative amidase~InterPro IPR003785~KEGG: tte:TTE1020 uncharacterized protein, putative amidase~PFAM: Creatininase~SPTR: Creatininase subfamily protein), with amino-acid sequence MYWENLTTKSFQEQVLGQINTALLPVGSVEAHGQHCPLGTDNLAPTYFCRQLEERYPDRVLVLPAIPYGHTWDLAGFAGTLSIGAETLTHYVRDVGRAVGRWGITRLVVVNGHGGNIGPITAAMEDIADDGVLVVLVNWWLDFSADILTVVQSQGHAGEDETSVMLAIAGPLVNQADASFNPYRPRYRMKGRGLEQQLLRHATTGDGRSATREKGEEIVERVMQRLSQLLEDLWADRLFDRI; translated from the coding sequence ATGTATTGGGAAAACCTTACCACCAAATCTTTTCAAGAACAGGTACTCGGGCAGATCAATACGGCGCTTTTACCGGTCGGTAGCGTCGAAGCCCATGGCCAGCATTGCCCTCTGGGCACGGATAACCTGGCGCCGACGTATTTTTGCCGGCAACTGGAGGAACGGTATCCGGATCGCGTGTTGGTCCTGCCGGCCATCCCCTACGGGCACACCTGGGACCTGGCGGGATTTGCCGGGACCTTATCGATTGGCGCGGAGACATTGACGCATTATGTCCGCGATGTCGGGCGGGCGGTAGGCCGTTGGGGGATTACCCGTTTAGTGGTGGTCAATGGGCACGGCGGCAATATCGGACCGATTACCGCGGCGATGGAAGACATTGCCGATGATGGCGTGCTGGTGGTCTTGGTGAACTGGTGGTTGGACTTTTCGGCCGATATTTTGACCGTCGTGCAATCCCAAGGCCATGCCGGAGAAGATGAGACGTCGGTCATGTTGGCGATTGCCGGCCCGTTGGTGAACCAGGCCGATGCCTCGTTTAACCCTTATCGACCCCGCTATCGCATGAAAGGCCGTGGGCTGGAACAGCAGTTACTGCGCCATGCGACCACCGGCGACGGGCGATCGGCGACTCGTGAGAAAGGCGAAGAAATTGTTGAGCGAGTGATGCAGCGGTTGAGCCAACTGTTAGAAGATCTGTGGGCGGACCGGCTGTTTGACCGGATTTAG
- a CDS encoding L-aspartate aminotransferase apoenzyme (PFAM: Aminotransferase class I and II~COGs: COG0436 Aspartate/tyrosine/aromatic aminotransferase~InterPro IPR004839~KEGG: adg:Adeg_1380 aminotransferase class I and II~PFAM: Aminotransferase, class I/II~PRIAM: Aspartate transaminase~SPTR: Aminotransferase class I and II) — MLKVASRLADLAPSPTMALDAKTKALIAQGVDVVNLTAGEPDFDTPDHIRQAAVEAIEKGQTRYTPVGGTPALKAAVARQLAEDTGNTYAADEILVSAGAKHSLYNAVMALVEPGDGVLLPVPYWVTYPEQIRLARGEVQLVTIDPAHQGALEVEDVQKAIRPNTRGVILNSPSNPSGAVIRPEALRAIAELAVERDLWVISDEIYGQLVYDNAVQTSIASMPGMRDRTIVINGVSKAYAMTGWRIGYAAGPKAIIQAMANLQSQSTSNPTSIAQAAAVAALTGPQEPVERMRQEFDRRRRFVLSRMQNIPGLTAVEPKGAFYLWVDMSGLKGRTIGGREIRNADDLALSWLEEARVSVVPGSGFGMPDFFRMSYATSIERLDTGLQRMAALLEG; from the coding sequence GTGCTAAAAGTGGCGAGTCGATTGGCGGACCTGGCGCCCTCACCAACCATGGCGTTAGACGCGAAAACCAAAGCATTGATTGCGCAAGGGGTCGATGTCGTAAATTTAACGGCCGGCGAGCCCGATTTTGACACCCCCGATCATATCCGGCAGGCGGCGGTTGAGGCCATCGAGAAAGGTCAGACACGGTATACGCCGGTCGGGGGTACCCCTGCGCTCAAGGCGGCCGTCGCTCGGCAACTGGCGGAAGATACCGGCAATACCTACGCGGCGGACGAAATTTTGGTCTCGGCCGGGGCTAAACATTCGTTATATAACGCGGTGATGGCGCTCGTCGAACCGGGTGACGGGGTGTTGTTACCGGTACCCTATTGGGTGACCTATCCCGAGCAAATTCGGTTGGCGCGGGGCGAAGTGCAACTGGTCACCATCGATCCGGCGCATCAGGGGGCTTTGGAAGTCGAGGACGTGCAAAAAGCCATCCGGCCGAACACCCGGGGGGTGATTTTAAATTCGCCGTCCAATCCGTCCGGCGCGGTTATTCGACCGGAAGCCTTGCGCGCCATTGCGGAGCTGGCGGTTGAGCGTGATTTGTGGGTCATATCCGATGAAATTTATGGGCAATTGGTGTACGACAATGCCGTCCAGACGTCGATTGCGTCGATGCCCGGCATGCGCGACCGAACCATTGTCATTAATGGCGTTTCGAAGGCATATGCCATGACAGGATGGCGCATTGGCTATGCGGCCGGTCCTAAAGCCATTATTCAAGCGATGGCCAATCTGCAAAGCCAATCCACGTCGAATCCGACGTCGATCGCGCAGGCGGCGGCGGTTGCGGCGCTTACCGGACCTCAAGAACCGGTAGAGAGGATGCGCCAAGAGTTTGATCGGCGGCGCCGGTTTGTTTTGTCTCGGATGCAAAACATTCCAGGGCTGACGGCGGTGGAGCCGAAAGGGGCATTTTACCTCTGGGTCGACATGTCCGGATTAAAAGGGCGAACCATCGGCGGCCGGGAGATTCGGAATGCCGACGACTTGGCGTTGAGCTGGCTGGAAGAAGCGCGAGTATCGGTGGTGCCCGGTTCCGGATTCGGAATGCCCGACTTTTTCCGGATGTCCTATGCCACCTCGATCGAACGGTTGGACACCGGATTGCAACGGATGGCGGCCTTATTGGAGGGGTAA